The Caproicibacterium lactatifermentans genome contains a region encoding:
- a CDS encoding glycosyltransferase family 2 protein, which yields MKLSIIVPVYNTQQYLKNCVESILSQPFKDYELLLVNDASSDHSLEAAHALERQDSRITVYDKPHGGLGDTRNFGAQRAQGEYLLFIDSDDWIGEDTLFKVMEPTLKAQADLTVFNFIRENETDSISRLCTLPIHTPTDDAAINEIVLKEQIGPDAGSTPWRSVDMLGCAWRRLYRREWFLQHHLSYPDEQKVMLEDRPVSIMAHFYSKKTLFLDVPLYHYRYNPDSLSTRYRPEKMQKLSCCFQLVESFLKDKNINGKLRDRHMAWYLRNAAHSALVNVFSTGNKRDKRGKKAEIQNILTDPLLKRAAKSRYLCKGTAADRVIYRVISSGSVGLVYTFYRWYADKLRQHTEKQ from the coding sequence TTGAAACTGTCTATTATTGTTCCCGTGTATAATACCCAGCAGTATTTAAAGAACTGTGTGGAAAGCATTCTTTCACAGCCTTTCAAAGACTATGAACTGCTGCTGGTCAATGACGCTTCTTCCGACCATTCCCTGGAAGCTGCACACGCTTTGGAACGTCAGGATTCGCGTATCACGGTGTACGACAAACCTCATGGTGGATTGGGGGACACCCGCAACTTTGGTGCACAGCGTGCACAGGGCGAGTACCTCCTTTTTATTGATTCAGACGACTGGATTGGTGAGGATACTCTCTTTAAAGTAATGGAGCCAACGCTGAAAGCGCAGGCAGACCTAACCGTTTTTAACTTTATACGGGAAAACGAAACAGACAGCATCAGTCGGCTATGCACTCTGCCGATTCATACACCAACCGATGATGCTGCAATCAACGAAATTGTCCTAAAAGAACAAATCGGTCCGGATGCCGGCAGCACCCCGTGGCGCAGTGTGGATATGCTGGGCTGCGCGTGGCGCCGCCTGTACCGCCGAGAATGGTTCCTGCAGCATCATTTGTCTTATCCAGACGAACAAAAAGTCATGCTGGAGGACCGGCCGGTCAGCATTATGGCCCACTTCTACTCGAAGAAAACTCTGTTTTTAGATGTTCCGCTTTACCACTACCGCTACAATCCGGATTCATTGAGCACCCGCTACCGGCCGGAAAAAATGCAGAAGCTTTCCTGTTGTTTCCAGCTGGTGGAATCCTTTCTAAAGGATAAAAACATCAACGGAAAGCTGCGGGACCGCCACATGGCGTGGTATCTGCGGAATGCAGCGCACAGTGCCCTCGTCAATGTTTTCAGCACCGGAAATAAACGGGATAAACGTGGAAAAAAGGCAGAAATTCAGAACATTCTGACAGACCCGCTGCTGAAACGTGCAGCAAAAAGCAGGTATCTGTGCAAAGGAACGGCTGCTGACCGTGTTATCTATCGCGTGATTAGTTCCGGCTCTGTTGGGCTGGTTTACACATTCTACCGCTGGTATGCAGACAAACTGCGCCAGCATACAGAAAAGCAATAG
- a CDS encoding glycosyltransferase produces the protein MPKKKILFINYSLHSGGIEKSLVTLLTLFDYNQYDVDLQLFANDGLFLPRVPKQVHLLPPLFPKEYRLNIRQALPALLKNGHPLTALCRAGVTCAGLHGTMGERLVKMWRCERCFVRKNPVQYDAAVAYMEGQPIYYCIDDVHARRKIGFVHGDYTAMGLDRAFDTPYFAKLDAVCTVSESCKTALQTNFPQDAQKCHVQYNLLSSSLLRQMAEEPAAFPDSGYTGLRVLSIARLSQQKGLDLALPAVAALRRKGLDFRWYIIGVGPEKESLLAQIQKLGLQKDVVFLGEQANPYPFVRACDIYMQPSRFEGKSIAVDEAMALSRPILLTDFSTAKDQIADGKTGLIVPMSPEGISNGLERLLTNASLRQSFSAELAAHDYSNMEEIRKFYAILNGSRTAEPN, from the coding sequence ATGCCGAAGAAGAAAATCCTTTTTATCAATTACTCCCTGCACAGTGGCGGGATTGAAAAAAGTCTGGTCACCCTGCTGACGCTGTTCGACTATAATCAGTATGATGTGGACCTGCAGCTGTTTGCCAATGATGGTCTGTTCCTGCCGCGGGTCCCCAAACAAGTTCATTTGCTACCGCCGCTTTTTCCAAAAGAATATCGTCTGAATATCCGGCAGGCGCTGCCGGCTCTGCTAAAAAACGGCCATCCGCTGACTGCCCTTTGCCGGGCGGGTGTCACATGTGCCGGCCTGCACGGCACCATGGGAGAACGGCTGGTGAAAATGTGGCGCTGCGAACGATGCTTTGTCCGTAAAAATCCTGTACAGTATGATGCAGCTGTTGCCTATATGGAAGGCCAGCCTATCTATTATTGTATCGATGATGTGCATGCGAGACGCAAAATTGGCTTTGTGCATGGCGATTATACCGCAATGGGCCTGGACCGTGCATTTGACACCCCCTATTTTGCAAAGCTGGATGCTGTCTGTACCGTTTCGGAGTCATGCAAAACAGCCTTGCAGACGAACTTTCCGCAGGACGCGCAGAAATGTCATGTGCAGTATAATTTACTTTCCTCTTCCCTGCTACGCCAAATGGCGGAGGAACCGGCAGCTTTTCCGGATAGCGGGTACACTGGCCTGCGTGTTTTGTCAATTGCGCGCCTTTCCCAACAGAAGGGGCTGGACCTTGCACTTCCGGCGGTTGCGGCCCTGCGCCGGAAAGGACTCGATTTTCGTTGGTATATTATTGGGGTTGGCCCGGAAAAAGAGTCTCTTCTCGCGCAGATACAAAAGCTTGGCCTTCAGAAAGACGTCGTCTTTCTGGGGGAACAGGCAAACCCCTACCCCTTCGTTCGGGCATGCGATATTTATATGCAGCCCTCCCGCTTTGAGGGGAAAAGCATTGCCGTTGATGAGGCCATGGCACTTTCCCGGCCAATTCTGCTGACGGATTTTTCCACCGCAAAAGACCAAATTGCGGACGGAAAGACTGGATTGATTGTACCTATGTCGCCGGAAGGAATTTCTAATGGGCTGGAACGCCTTTTGACGAACGCTTCTCTGCGGCAATCCTTTTCCGCGGAACTTGCCGCACATGACTATTCCAATATGGAGGAAATCAGAAAGTTCTATGCCATTCTCAATGGTTCCCGTACCGCAGAACCAAACTGA
- a CDS encoding UDP-N-acetylmuramoyl-L-alanyl-D-glutamate--2,6-diaminopimelate ligase: protein MTIKELLEDMPCKVTGPVDTPVTGIVYDSRMVKPGCVFVCLVGSKTDSHVYAAQAAEGGAAAVVTQHDIAPVSCTEIRVEDTRKALALLSAAWFGHPAEKLKVIGVTGTKGKTTSTYMIHSILEAAGITTGIIGTIGTVIGSQLIKTNNTTPESYDIQKFMRMMVDAGCRACVLEASSIGLRDHRVDGFTFDIGLFTNFSEDHIGGLEHKDMAEYMACKAMLFQKCRLGVINIDDENWKGITAGHTCELTSYGFGSEAKLHAESPELVSQPGYLGIAFDLCGSMQGRVRIDISGKFNVYNALGAVAVCQQFGVALDNVRKGLDTVKVKGRVEPVEVPGGYTLLIDYAHNAVSMENILTTLREYHPNRLICMFGAGGNRPKLRRYEMGEVSGKLADLSVITADNSRYEDVMDILADIEVGLKKTTGKYIVVPDRKQAIKYCIDNAQKGDVVVLAGKGHEDYQEIKGVKYPFDERDVIHDILQEEGKLPAEY from the coding sequence ATGACAATCAAAGAACTGCTGGAAGATATGCCATGTAAAGTGACTGGACCGGTCGATACACCGGTAACCGGCATTGTTTATGACTCCCGCATGGTGAAGCCGGGCTGTGTGTTTGTCTGTCTGGTGGGCAGTAAGACGGACAGTCACGTTTATGCTGCACAGGCAGCGGAGGGCGGCGCGGCCGCCGTTGTAACACAGCATGATATTGCACCGGTTTCCTGCACGGAAATTCGTGTGGAAGATACGCGTAAGGCACTGGCACTGCTTTCGGCAGCATGGTTCGGTCATCCCGCGGAAAAGCTGAAGGTTATTGGTGTCACGGGCACCAAAGGGAAAACAACTTCTACCTATATGATTCATTCCATTTTGGAAGCCGCAGGCATTACGACCGGCATTATCGGAACGATTGGTACAGTCATCGGCAGCCAGCTGATTAAAACCAATAACACAACGCCGGAATCATACGACATACAGAAATTTATGCGCATGATGGTAGACGCTGGCTGCCGTGCCTGTGTGCTGGAAGCCAGTTCGATAGGCTTGCGTGACCACCGTGTGGACGGTTTCACCTTTGATATTGGGCTGTTTACCAACTTTAGCGAGGACCATATCGGCGGGCTGGAGCACAAGGACATGGCGGAATATATGGCCTGCAAAGCAATGCTGTTCCAGAAATGCCGTCTAGGTGTCATCAATATCGATGACGAAAACTGGAAAGGCATTACCGCAGGACATACCTGTGAACTGACAAGCTATGGCTTTGGTTCGGAAGCCAAGCTGCATGCTGAAAGTCCGGAACTGGTGTCACAGCCCGGTTACCTCGGCATTGCCTTTGACCTGTGCGGCAGTATGCAGGGGCGTGTACGCATTGATATTTCCGGTAAATTTAACGTTTATAACGCACTCGGTGCTGTAGCTGTCTGTCAGCAGTTCGGTGTTGCACTGGACAACGTGCGCAAAGGGCTGGACACTGTGAAGGTAAAGGGACGCGTGGAGCCGGTGGAAGTTCCCGGCGGCTACACCCTGCTGATTGACTACGCACATAACGCCGTCAGCATGGAAAACATTCTGACAACACTGCGGGAATATCACCCGAATCGCCTTATCTGTATGTTTGGTGCCGGCGGCAACCGCCCGAAACTCCGCCGCTACGAAATGGGTGAAGTCAGCGGTAAGTTGGCCGACCTCTCCGTGATTACCGCGGACAATTCCCGGTATGAAGATGTGATGGATATTCTGGCCGATATTGAAGTGGGCCTGAAAAAGACAACCGGCAAGTATATTGTCGTTCCGGACCGCAAACAGGCTATCAAGTACTGCATAGACAACGCCCAGAAAGGCGACGTTGTTGTCCTGGCGGGCAAGGGTCACGAAGATTACCAGGAAATCAAGGGAGTTAAATATCCCTTTGATGAACGGGATGTAATTCATGATATTCTGCAGGAGGAAGGAAAACTTCCGGCAGAATACTAA